TTGCAGGTGGTCGAActaattgttgttttgtttaaagtaCAACACTTCATCATATTTTAGGAacttattgcatttttttttgtaaaatggcCCTGTCAGCTGAATATAGTGGAATAAAATGTCCCTGTGACATGTGGTTTAGTCTCACACTATATAGAAACTTTAGATTTTAATTGACAGTATTTCAAAACTGTAGATAAGTGTAGTACAATAAATACACCTGTGACTTTCAACCTccgttttctctgcagctctttgaaCTGGTCTGATTGTGCTGCTGACAATCATTAGCACTGTATCCATTATTATCCTAATTAGCTGAGTGACGCACACAGTGGTCATCTGTGTGTCAGCCTCATAGCGCTGAGTGGAAATTAAAATGTGCCTCAAGTTAATTATAAGGGAATAGTGTGACACATGTGACTCTGTGTTCACATTAGTGTttcacactgagagagacaTGAAGGAAAGAAACTATGAAGTCAGAACAGCTCAACAAGGTATTTAACTTGTATGAAAGAGGGGTGAAataaaggaaattaaatgaaactgaattcaCTCGTTTAGgacaaaaacagtttgatgGAGGATCAAGATGCCGTGAGAGAGAAACTGGCACTAGTGTTTATTCTGGGAAAAAACTACAAAGGAAacatagtagtagtagtattactAGTACAGTAGTAGTACTATGACAGTGTGTGTACTGAGTCGTTGCCCCAGTTTAAAACACTACTCAAAacaatacatacatataaattcTTGATTTCAATGCATTTATCTTTGGTTTCTACTTTtggttttttctgttttcaaaagcgttatataaataaagttattattattattaatattattattattattattattattattattacttgatTATTCAACCAGCCTTTCTGTGAATGTGTGGGAAACAGAgctaaaatacaaatacagatatAGATACATTAGATACAGATATATTTTGGTTGATTATTTTGTAAAGATACAGAGTTGTTTATAGCAAAGCTTCTTGTCTGTATTTAAAGTACAGAGTTCCTGCCTCATTGTTCAAGTCTATGAGTTTCTTTAAAGTGTCAGTAGCTTCTCCTCAGTGATGTCAAACTACAGATAGTGATGTATAATAGTCAGGTCCATAGACGACGGCTCTAATCGCTGGTCTAGACTCAGAAAGGAACATTTCCCTGCAGTAAAAGTATATTTACAGCTTCCAGCCATTTTTAACAACTGTTGTAATTACAGAAGGGAGCTGTCGTTAACCaaagtgttttcattcagtatcctgaggacagtgaggctgCTAGGTAAAACATAGAGGGACGACTTTGAGAAGAAGACAGTTAGTGCTAATCTTTAGCACTTTATTGCCAGGGCTGAGCAGGAAACCTGTACTGGAGTTCCTGGGTAACATTTATGGAACAGGAATCACATGAGGTTCACTGTGTTCCTCAGTTATAGAACTGGCTACTTAAACaaactggaaacattttttatttaggaAAACAAATCGTCTTTGGATCTATTTCAAAAAGAGCTCTGGGGTTGAttacatcatttttaattatgaGAAGATAAAGAGAAGCCATGTTTGCTGAGAGTAACAGCAGCTTTCAGACATATGGTGTAAACAAAACGTGTGAACACGGAGGTGGAatcaggacagagaggagaaatatgttgttttgaattttaaccAGCAACGTTGAGCTGGTTAATGTTTAAACTGGACAGTCCGTCATTGTTGAAGAGGTTGAAGCACATTTGTTCATTACATCATCTCAATGACACAGAAAGTCAGTTGGATGATTTCTTTATCAGGATAAACTCGgagcatttcttttcttctgctttttcgTTGCACAAAAACACGAAAGTACACAGAAAGATTTCTAATGATATAACCACTGCTTTGCTCTCGGTCTCGTGTTTTTGAAACGCATATGATTCTTTGATCGTTCAtacctttgttttcttctctgacaAGCAGGcgtgttgttttcttctgtggatttgtgtaacaggaagtgactgGTGTGTCAGATTAGTGTGAGACACAGGGAGGAGAATACAGATGAGTTTCCGTCTCTGTCAACAGATGAAACAAGATGTAAATGATGATTTGTATTAGAACATGAGGAGTGGGAGTCACTGGTGCTTTCCGCATATTTATTCTGCTTAACTTCTGTGTACATCTTTcccactgtgtgctgtgtgagcATTGCATCTACTGAATCCTGCATCACTGAGTGTACAAAATATTATAACACGTGAGAAATCTATGATCTGTTGCTGATTTTTCTAAAGCCACTTAGAACAGAAGAGACGAATTCTTGTGAAGAaaataagaacattttaaagattttaagcctttaaaataaataaaagagaagatgGAAGCAGATTTCAGGAGATACTGATCAACTCTTGTAGATAAACCAACATATAAAGCAGCAGTCAGGTACGAGAAACAAATCATGTTGATTTAACAGTTGTGTCTGTGGCATGATGTGCAGATAATCttgatgaaaacatgataaatTTCAATCTCAACAATCtcaaattatgtaattatgtaaTCTACAATAGCAGAAGTTAAAGAGCTCGGACTTAGTGAGAACGCCTTGGAAATGTTTCGTAGACAGGAACACGGTGGACGTTGGTATATTTTTACTTCAAGTCATAAACGTTAGTAACAAAGGAAAACTGCAAAGAACAGTAAAATCCACcaaacaaatacagtatgtatattgtatattgtattaaaatgtatgcatacatacatattaaTCCCTCCCTCCTGTGAGCTTTTCCATAGCATCCCTCAGGGAAGTGACAAATAACAACAAGCACAAACTTAGTTCAAGTCAATCCTGACAGTCGCAGTTACAATCCtgaatactgtatatatatatatatatatatatatatatatatatatatatatagaatatagaaTACTGAACTCTCATCctggtgttgttgctgttgttgatgtCAGTCTGGTCTacatcagttgtgttgtgtggtgaaGCTGAAGACAGTTTTCCAAGCTAGTAAACAAGCTAATTACTGACTGATACTGTATTGTATATAAAGTGTAGTTTACGTGAAGCAGTGCTTCTCACAGTGGGTCGCCTCAGGGGAATCATTGATTTCATTaagtaacacagtgacagaacgtgtgaatattgtgtttgtgggtttcaaacacttcctgtaatgaaacatctcaacacaAAGGTctgatcggggggggggggggggggggggggggggcgtcacTGATGTGAAGGAGCAGTTTactcaaagaaataaaaaaatctttcttcCTCACCCCTTGTGGTTTGTGGAGGTTTGAGATGTCGCtgtcacaacaacaatattATTTCAACATCTATAGAAAAATGCTGTCAGTCAAATTCATCtataactttgtttattgtgtgttttgtctgtttttggcaaatgaatgaAACTCAAACACGAGTGAAAGGtagtggagagagagtctgtacaagatgaactgataaactaAAGATCCACCAGGCTGAACATCTGCCAGCATGAtattattatacagtatgtgaaattTTAacatatcaatatttcatattttaaatatcTTAATATTAAATAGCTATATTACTTAGTGCTAACACCACGGTCTCACCCTGCACTGAAGCTTCATGATGAACCTGTAAGtctctttggataaaagcgtctgtaaatgagtgaatgtaaatgtaaacatcagGGTTTTATCATCAATACCAGTAAATCAACACAACAACCTGTCTGTCGACACAAACTGTCCCCGTCCCTCAGGACCGTCCTCCTCTCCCAGCACTTCACACTGCGACTGCAGCAGAGACgtaaatgtaaaacatcatcactgtgtttaACGCGTCACATGACCGACTGTGTTTCACAGGAACATGATTGGCTGTGAGGGCCTGAAGGGGTGAGAGCCTGAGAGGTGGTCGCTCCAATGGCGTGGACCGAGCCACGGTCGCGTCCAGACCCAGatccagaaccagaaccagaacccgAGCCAGAACCAGAATCCAAACTGACACCTTACAATCTAAGGACTCAAACATCAGCCACAACTCTTCCATCAACCATTCCTCCGGTCCAGCCTCCGGTTGTACTgcccctcctcgtcctcctgctCACTGCCTTTGCTGACCTCTGTGCAGCTGGTCCACCGCAGCCGGCCCGCCCCCCCCTCCTGTCCGGACAGCCTTTTATCATCTTCTGGGGCATCCCCGACTCCTCCTGCCCCGGTCGGCCAGACGTCAGATCTCTGGGGATGGAGCGTGAGGGCCGCGTGGCCGTCTTCTACGAGGACACTCTGGGGAACTACCCTTACTTTGTGGACAAGGACACTCCGGTCAACGGGGGGGTGCCGCAGTACACGCGCCTGGACAACCACCtccagaaaacacaacaggacTTGGAGGCGGCTCTACCCGCCCCGAGGTATCTGGGGTTGGGGGTGCTGCGGTGGTCAGAGTGGGCCCCCCAGTGGTCCAGGAACCGAGAGAAGAAGACGATGTATCTGGAGGCGTCGAGGAACCTGCTGAAGGCTTTCTTCCCTAACTGGACcccagaggaggtggagaggtggTCACAGGTAAGAAACGCCCAGGTAAAGACGGGATGAAAATGGCGGATGGTGGAAGACAGCGAGCGCTGTGGCAAGAGGGAATAAGGGAGAAACACAAGTGTGTTGAGGAAGCATGGGTGGAGATGTTGCTGGGAGATGGTGGAGCAGATACAGATAAAATCCTCCATCACAGAACATACATTATCCTCCATGTGTATCATGTAAACTCTTTATGTTCTCTGGTTATTGACTATTGATCTCGTCACAGGTGGACTTCGAGGCAGCAGCCCAGTCAGTAATGACCGAGACACTACGAGAGGTCAAAAGGTTACGGCCCAAAGCATTATGGGGCGTCTCCCCTTACCCCAGCTGCTACAGCGGCGACCCCGCCCAAACCACGTTAGCCAATTACACCGGCCAGTGCCCCCCTGCGGAGATGACCCTTAACGACGAGCTCCTGTGGCTGTGGAAACGAAGCTCCGCCCTCTACCCCCTCCTCACCCTGGAGAAGCTGCAGGTGGGTCAACGCCACTTTCAGTTTGTCTCTCCTGTACTAACTGTCATACCCACTGATGCCTCCAGGCTAAAcctatataaatataacacaaCAGAGAATAAGAGAGACACGTTAACGCCATTTAAAACACGACAACACAAAGATTCATTCAGGGGACGACGACGACAGATGACTCCCAACGTAAAACCAATaatctgtcaaataaaaactgctttACCGCTGAGGGAAGAAGTTACAAAACTTCTCTTTGTCAAAGTCGGTGCAAACCAACACGTCTGAGACCCAACAACCCCAGAGCTTCTAATGCAGGAAAAGGTTGTGGGACATGATttagtttagttcagtttaaGCTTGGTTTAAATGTGAACAATATGTCCCTCTCTGCAGGGGGGGACGGCTGGAGCCAGGCTTTATTTATCCAGTCTAATAAGAGAAGCACTACGAGTGTCCTCTCTGCCTGGGACGGCGTTTGATCTTCCTGTGTTCCCATTGGTCAAGAGCGTCTATGCCTCAACCAACACGTTCCTGTCACAGGTGAGATTAAACATCTGCTGTGTCCAGTATCTGATCCAGGAGCAGCACAAACATAGGACCTTAAAGCAgaaggagaggtgaggagggagagaggaggagtccAGGATTATATTTGATTATAACGCTGATTATTTCTGGATCTTTAATCTCAAAGTTTCattcagagaagagaaaagttaattaattaaaggctgtaaatgttttaatattagtGTTGGTCGCAGTAAAAGGTGGAGGACGTCATGTGATGAATACTGTCTTTCTACATTCCTGTGAACCTCCTCAAATTACAGCTGAGACTTTATTATCTCTGTAATTCAAACTGAAAGTATTAAAGTTCAACTTAAGGTttccttcaaataaaaacaccttaAGTCTTCTCCTCGACGTTTCCTTAAAGTGTTGAGGGTTTTCTCTTAGTCTTTACTCAAGGAACCTGATGGAGCCTCAACCAGAGgaactgatttattgatttctcTCTATTGATCTGATCAGTTTCAGCTTGTGATCTGATCCCAGATCAGCTGtgtcttcagctcctctgcagtTAATGATCACTCTGTGGTTTGATGCTGCGGATCTTTACAGTCGATTATtagtgaaatatttcatgtcGATCGATCAGCTGTGAGCCGTGTCGTTCAGCGAGCGTCTGTTGGACGTTTATGGATCAGATTTACTTTTCAGGACgagttttcttttctgcttttcttctagaagtttcttcttttccttcttttcttctgaccGACTCTGAGACGACACAGGTGAGATAGTGACAGGTGTTCACCGCTATCACCAGCGCTAATGCCAGAaactgtctccatggaaactgtagaattttacagctgtaaaatctctgtcactgctgcaaaCGCGTTAATGTTTTTCCTgtaagagattctgtgcaacgACCTTgagtaactccctcagctgaggagaaattcAACCTTAAGTGTCAGACTTAAGGAGAAcacttaaggtgttttgtgcgaGCGGCCCCTGAGTCTGAAGAACAGACGATGTGTAACAAACAAGCGTTGAAAAGAgctgtgactctgttgttgtgtgtttcctctctgcagacagACCTGGTCAGCACCATCGGAGAAAGTGCTGCCATGGGAACGGCTGGAGTCGTCATCTGGGAGAGAAGTGAGACTAAGACGGAGgtacacacatgtacatttgTATAAAGTGCTCACACCCACAAATATGTCTctatgtttattgttatttatacaTGATGAGTTTTagtatttctctttttccatcaACGtacttcatttgttttcttcctgttttaagaaaaaacatctgaatgttATAAAGGAAACATATAGTCTCTTGTATCtgcccccccaacacacacgcacacacacacacacacacacacacacacacacgcacgcacgcacgcacacacacacacacacacacacacacacacacacacacacaccaccactgttcctgcttcctgttcctTTCCCAGAGAGAGTGTCAGGACCTGGCAGAGTTTGTCCGCAAGGTCCTGGGACCCTACTCCATCAACGTAACCACGGCGACTCGACTCTGCTCAGCGTCTCTGTGCCAGGGAAAGGGCCGATGCGTCCGTCAGAACCCGGAAAGCTCCGCCTATCT
The genomic region above belongs to Seriola aureovittata isolate HTS-2021-v1 ecotype China chromosome 9, ASM2101889v1, whole genome shotgun sequence and contains:
- the si:dkey-72l14.3 gene encoding glyco_hydro_56 domain-containing protein; translated protein: MAWTEPRSRPDPDPEPEPEPEPEPESKLTPYNLRTQTSATTLPSTIPPVQPPVVLPLLVLLLTAFADLCAAGPPQPARPPLLSGQPFIIFWGIPDSSCPGRPDVRSLGMEREGRVAVFYEDTLGNYPYFVDKDTPVNGGVPQYTRLDNHLQKTQQDLEAALPAPRYLGLGVLRWSEWAPQWSRNREKKTMYLEASRNLLKAFFPNWTPEEVERWSQVDFEAAAQSVMTETLREVKRLRPKALWGVSPYPSCYSGDPAQTTLANYTGQCPPAEMTLNDELLWLWKRSSALYPLLTLEKLQGGTAGARLYLSSLIREALRVSSLPGTAFDLPVFPLVKSVYASTNTFLSQTDLVSTIGESAAMGTAGVVIWERSETKTERECQDLAEFVRKVLGPYSINVTTATRLCSASLCQGKGRCVRQNPESSAYLHLPPPVDVVEKVTEKAEAAKATDQPDADTKPAEPAEPAEPDPAETWKKDFQCQWYKTADGDVADQQSPKDGASVGGTTEENAGDVAGTTTASTVASATKGASVPELRGSSSPGTAGLLELPTDGGTHPLSAPHLTVLLLLVAGSRCLEP